A window of Sphingobacterium sp. SRCM116780 contains these coding sequences:
- a CDS encoding helix-turn-helix domain-containing protein, protein MEVLSNFQYKKLFLPNITKKILANNADVQLYRLENYLKGILMPVVPYRTTFNFIIFVTNGYIKQYLEDKEYAAEKGGVIFIKQGTITATMELSDDIEGFFLAYENSILSEQELPKHRTSIFFMTPCLKLDSLTYNTITQLLFIMEQELWLNNLDVNEVLITMLHLILLKMLHTDLDGVHKSSTRLMELSLQFRDLLFKYHVDEKRVAFYADKLSVTENYLNKCVKSVTQKSPKQWINEIDINYSKALLHSSKDIAEIAYELNFHTASHFTQLFKKITGITPKNYRANFLKN, encoded by the coding sequence ATGGAAGTTCTATCCAATTTTCAGTATAAAAAACTTTTTCTTCCCAATATAACGAAGAAAATATTAGCGAATAATGCGGATGTACAACTTTACCGGTTGGAGAATTATCTTAAAGGAATTCTCATGCCAGTAGTTCCATATCGGACTACATTCAACTTTATCATCTTTGTTACGAATGGATATATCAAACAATATCTAGAGGATAAAGAATATGCGGCGGAAAAAGGTGGCGTTATTTTTATTAAACAAGGAACGATCACGGCTACCATGGAATTATCTGACGATATTGAAGGTTTTTTTCTAGCGTATGAGAATAGCATCTTATCCGAGCAGGAATTACCAAAGCACAGGACAAGTATTTTTTTTATGACCCCATGCCTGAAGTTGGATAGCCTTACGTACAATACGATTACACAGCTCCTTTTTATAATGGAACAGGAACTTTGGCTTAACAATCTGGATGTTAATGAAGTATTGATTACCATGCTTCATCTTATTTTGTTAAAAATGCTCCACACAGATCTCGACGGAGTGCACAAATCATCTACACGACTTATGGAACTATCTCTACAGTTTCGCGATCTTTTGTTTAAATATCATGTAGATGAGAAAAGAGTTGCTTTTTATGCCGATAAGTTATCGGTTACTGAAAACTATCTCAATAAATGTGTGAAAAGTGTAACGCAGAAATCACCAAAGCAATGGATTAATGAGATTGATATCAATTACAGTAAAGCTCTTCTCCATTCGAGTAAAGATATTGCTGAAATTGCCTATGAACTCAATTTTCATACAGCTTCTCATTTTACACAACTTTTCAAAAAAATTACAGGAATTACTCCCAAAAATTATAGAGCAAATTTTTTAAAAAACTGA
- a CDS encoding sodium:solute symporter, with translation MSTIDWVVLILTLLLIVLYGVYKSRGIKNIDGYLLGNQSLPWYHVGLSVMATQASAITFLSAPGLAYSSGMSFVQFYFGLPLAMIVLCITFVPIFHKLRVFTAYEFLEQRFDIRTRGLTAFLFLIQRGVSTGISIFAPALIIASILHINLTTTTLLIGSVVVIYTTYGGTKAVSHTQMLQMSIIFGALLVAGILVVQLLPADIGLYKALHIAGKSGKTNAIDFTFDLNNQYTVWTGIIGGFFLQLSYFGTDQSQVGRYLTGSSIKESRLGLLMNGLLKIPMQFCILLIGVLVFVYYQYHSPPIFFNQTELDKLKQSEYSSSYDALEQKHLLLTNEKKVTINRLTAAIDAGNQSTIDATKIAIKHSDDKLNDIRSEVIALIKKNNPEAETNDNNYIFLSFVKSTFPKGLIGLLIAVIFLASMGSTASALNSLASTSTVDIYKRFINKNSTEQQDLFWSRILTLFWGIFSIAIALFASKLGNLLEAVNILGSLFYGTILGIFIVAFYMKKIGGKAVFYAAILTEVFIFVIWKMDLIAFLWLNVIGCVFVMLLAFLIEMLGRKKSHSSE, from the coding sequence ATGAGTACAATAGATTGGGTAGTCCTTATCCTTACTCTTTTGTTGATTGTCCTTTATGGCGTATACAAAAGTAGGGGGATTAAAAATATTGACGGATATCTACTTGGCAATCAATCTTTGCCTTGGTATCATGTCGGACTTTCGGTGATGGCTACTCAAGCAAGTGCCATCACCTTTCTTTCCGCTCCCGGACTTGCTTATAGTTCAGGGATGAGCTTTGTTCAATTCTATTTTGGCCTTCCTTTGGCCATGATTGTTCTCTGTATTACTTTTGTTCCTATCTTTCATAAACTCCGTGTTTTTACAGCTTACGAATTCCTAGAACAAAGATTTGATATTCGAACTAGAGGGCTCACGGCTTTCTTATTCCTCATTCAACGAGGAGTATCAACAGGTATCAGTATTTTTGCTCCAGCCTTGATTATTGCGAGTATCTTACACATCAATCTAACGACCACAACGCTATTAATTGGAAGTGTCGTAGTCATTTATACGACATATGGCGGTACTAAAGCGGTATCACATACACAGATGTTGCAGATGAGCATTATTTTTGGAGCCCTTTTAGTTGCAGGAATACTTGTCGTACAACTTTTACCTGCAGATATTGGTTTATATAAGGCGCTCCACATTGCTGGAAAATCAGGGAAGACGAATGCCATAGATTTTACATTTGACCTCAACAATCAATATACCGTATGGACAGGTATTATCGGTGGTTTTTTCTTACAGCTTTCTTATTTTGGAACGGATCAAAGTCAAGTTGGTCGATACTTAACTGGGTCATCCATAAAGGAAAGCAGGTTAGGTCTCTTGATGAACGGATTATTGAAGATACCCATGCAATTCTGTATCCTCTTGATTGGGGTTCTTGTTTTTGTGTATTATCAATACCACAGTCCCCCTATTTTTTTCAATCAAACTGAGCTAGACAAATTAAAACAAAGTGAATACAGCAGCTCTTATGATGCTCTAGAGCAGAAGCATCTACTGCTTACGAATGAAAAAAAGGTAACGATCAATCGACTAACTGCAGCAATTGATGCGGGTAATCAATCTACTATTGATGCAACAAAAATAGCAATCAAGCATTCGGACGATAAACTAAATGACATTAGAAGTGAAGTCATCGCATTAATCAAGAAAAATAACCCAGAAGCTGAAACGAATGATAACAACTATATATTCTTATCGTTTGTTAAGAGCACTTTTCCAAAAGGTCTAATTGGACTTCTTATTGCCGTTATCTTTCTCGCCTCTATGGGTTCAACAGCAAGCGCTCTTAATTCCTTGGCCTCTACAAGCACTGTTGATATTTATAAAAGGTTTATCAACAAGAATTCTACAGAGCAACAAGATCTTTTCTGGTCTAGAATATTGACTTTATTCTGGGGTATATTCTCTATAGCAATTGCTTTATTTGCAAGTAAACTTGGTAATTTACTCGAAGCGGTCAACATTTTAGGTTCGCTATTCTATGGTACGATCTTAGGTATTTTTATCGTAGCATTTTATATGAAAAAGATAGGCGGAAAGGCAGTCTTCTATGCGGCAATCTTAACCGAGGTCTTTATTTTTGTGATTTGGAAAATGGATCTCATAGCCTTTCTATGGCTTAATGTGATCGGCTGTGTATTCGTTATGCTACTTGCTTTTCTAATCGAAATGTTGGGACGTAAAAAAAGCCATTCCTCAGAATAG
- a CDS encoding TonB-dependent receptor: MFIFLSTSLNGVVVAQEKQLLIKDADNKFPIADALIQYDHGTSHVHSGSDGSFKFNSKSFPDTLIINHKGYEEVKWAITSEEDRNETIFLQHNPLQIAEVAVNHSSFLSAITKVDLNKFPVNSAQDLLRKVPGLFIAQHAGGGKAEQLFLRGFDADHGTDVSVNVDGMPVNIVSHAHGQGYSDLHFVIPETVNNIDFGKGAYYMDRGDFNTAGYVDFQTYDKLKNSLVKLEGGSFNTKRILGMFNILNDVTGRKGAYVAAEYNYSDGPFAIKQNFNKINIFGKYNQWITVNDYFNIQFSTFNSSWNASGQIPERAVDEGIIDRWGSIDPTEGGSTSRTNFQMNYKHIISPSDQIDAMVWYSKYDFNLYSDFTFYLKDKDHGDEIQQTDGRNIYGTEVKYTKDISVSNGDLKLISGIGFRNDDINTLQLNHVYHRDLLLDKISDVTGTETNLHAFSGLIWKTGKWTINPALRVDHFIFNMHNLLDVEQLPSGQSSEAIRISPKLNFSYSTSDDVMWFLKTGMGFHSNDIRVVIQNIGDKTLPYSISGDFGVRLHPFKSLIITPTLWYMSLQQEFVYVGDDAVVEPSGKSRRYGADLGIRFQPLQNFYLNADFNYSHARFIEAEKGEDYIPLAPVITSTGSVNWDFLTGFSLGMQYRYLGSRPAIEDNSIRTKAYFVNDLMLSYNRQKWGANLQVNNLFNVKWNEAQFATETQLRNEQTSVTDLTYTAGNPFGVKMGVYYKF, encoded by the coding sequence ATGTTTATTTTTCTTTCCACATCCTTGAATGGGGTGGTTGTGGCTCAAGAAAAACAATTATTAATTAAAGATGCAGATAATAAATTTCCAATTGCCGATGCGCTGATTCAGTATGATCATGGTACCAGTCATGTTCATTCTGGATCGGACGGATCTTTTAAATTTAATTCGAAATCATTTCCTGATACCTTAATTATCAATCATAAGGGATATGAAGAAGTAAAATGGGCGATTACAAGTGAAGAAGATAGAAACGAGACTATTTTTCTTCAGCATAATCCGCTTCAGATCGCTGAAGTAGCCGTCAATCACAGTTCTTTTTTATCTGCAATCACGAAAGTTGATCTCAACAAGTTTCCTGTCAATTCTGCTCAGGATCTATTAAGAAAAGTTCCAGGATTGTTTATAGCGCAACATGCAGGAGGAGGAAAGGCAGAACAGCTATTTTTAAGAGGTTTTGATGCAGACCACGGAACGGATGTAAGTGTAAATGTAGACGGAATGCCTGTCAATATTGTCTCTCATGCTCATGGACAGGGATATTCAGACTTGCACTTTGTTATTCCCGAAACGGTCAATAATATAGACTTTGGAAAAGGGGCATATTATATGGATCGCGGAGATTTTAATACCGCTGGATATGTAGATTTCCAGACTTACGACAAATTAAAAAATAGTCTAGTAAAGTTGGAGGGAGGTTCTTTCAATACAAAAAGGATACTAGGAATGTTCAATATTCTGAACGATGTTACAGGAAGAAAAGGAGCTTATGTGGCTGCAGAATACAATTATTCAGATGGTCCGTTTGCTATAAAACAAAACTTTAACAAAATAAATATCTTCGGGAAATATAACCAGTGGATTACTGTTAATGATTATTTTAATATTCAGTTTTCCACATTTAATTCTTCTTGGAATGCCTCAGGACAGATTCCCGAACGTGCGGTTGATGAAGGAATCATCGATAGGTGGGGAAGCATTGATCCGACAGAAGGAGGAAGCACTTCGCGCACCAATTTTCAAATGAATTACAAACATATCATTTCACCGTCTGACCAGATTGATGCCATGGTTTGGTATTCAAAATATGACTTTAATCTCTATTCAGATTTTACTTTCTATTTAAAAGACAAGGATCATGGAGATGAAATTCAGCAGACAGATGGAAGAAATATCTACGGAACTGAGGTGAAATATACAAAGGACATATCGGTGTCTAATGGAGATCTGAAGTTGATATCAGGAATTGGTTTTAGAAACGATGATATCAACACCCTGCAGCTTAATCATGTTTATCATAGAGATCTGTTGCTCGATAAAATATCTGATGTTACCGGAACGGAAACCAATCTTCATGCTTTTTCTGGACTGATCTGGAAAACAGGAAAATGGACGATTAATCCTGCCCTTCGAGTCGATCATTTTATTTTCAATATGCATAATTTATTGGATGTTGAGCAACTTCCTTCTGGACAGTCATCTGAAGCTATAAGAATAAGTCCCAAACTGAACTTTTCATATTCAACAAGTGATGATGTCATGTGGTTCTTAAAAACAGGAATGGGCTTCCACTCCAATGACATAAGAGTCGTTATTCAGAATATAGGAGACAAAACATTGCCATACTCGATCAGTGGAGATTTTGGAGTAAGGTTGCATCCTTTTAAATCATTGATCATTACACCGACATTATGGTATATGTCGTTACAGCAGGAATTTGTGTATGTCGGAGATGATGCGGTTGTAGAACCTTCGGGAAAATCCAGACGTTATGGAGCCGATCTGGGAATCCGTTTTCAACCTTTACAGAATTTTTATCTGAATGCTGATTTTAATTATTCACATGCAAGATTTATTGAGGCGGAGAAGGGTGAAGATTATATCCCTCTTGCTCCAGTAATAACAAGTACGGGGTCTGTAAACTGGGATTTTCTTACTGGTTTTTCCTTAGGAATGCAGTATCGTTATCTAGGATCAAGACCTGCTATAGAAGATAACAGTATAAGGACAAAAGCATACTTTGTTAATGATCTAATGCTTTCCTATAACCGTCAAAAATGGGGCGCCAATCTACAGGTTAACAACCTTTTCAATGTTAAATGGAATGAGGCGCAGTTTGCTACTGAAACTCAGTTGAGAAACGAACAGACATCTGTTACTGATCTTACCTATACAGCAGGAAATCCTTTCGGAGTGAAAATGGGCGTATATTATAAGTTTTAA
- a CDS encoding DUF6952 family protein, producing the protein MKLPVIKHITEFIEQNDLDYVLETIETLESLVEAPLKDEELDVIGELLSNLHGAVEVHKLVKEGNSKKEALNMFMKRVLGSIDK; encoded by the coding sequence ATGAAGCTTCCAGTAATTAAACATATCACTGAGTTTATCGAACAAAACGACCTTGACTATGTACTGGAAACCATTGAGACGTTAGAATCTTTGGTAGAAGCTCCTTTAAAGGATGAAGAATTAGACGTTATTGGTGAATTACTTTCTAACCTGCATGGTGCTGTTGAGGTTCATAAATTAGTAAAAGAAGGAAATAGCAAAAAGGAGGCACTAAACATGTTTATGAAGCGTGTTTTAGGATCGATCGATAAATAA
- a CDS encoding PIG-L family deacetylase: MLKSILLSNMLLFSAFVSQAQAQQSATSWNSSIIKSKLEKLDVLGSVLYFAAHPDDENTKLIAWLAQEKHYRTGYLSLTRGDGGQNLIGTEQGIELGLIRTQELLAARRIDQGEQFFTSAFDFGFSKTSEETFQFWEKDQVLREAVWIIRKFQPDVIITRFPPDARAGHGHHQASAILAHEAFLAAADPTKFPEQLKLVQPWQATRLVWNTFNFGNQNTTNENQLQVEIGQYNPLIGQSYGEIAAQSRSSHKSQGFGSAAQVGKAKEYFEFVAGKPAQHNPFEEIDLTWSKIQNGPTISKMIKEINTSYQLNHPEKSISKLFEVLRLVNQIDDPYWKSQKSTEIKDLIVACAGIRIESIADQSHYAEGDDIKVLNQLIVRSDDVSILVSKINQQQIDQKLDNNALTSFQTVDSATHFSQPYWLNEPNSIGRFHFSDFNKTGYPENQDYPAVNFDLLINGESLQYKKPIQYKFTDPVRGEIYNPIAVSPKVTGDADQTVLLSPNSTSQKITFTFENQSNSKNISETITPILNANWKITPADFTLNFTDTHQHITQELTIQALTKETRLDTLSFQFSNQEKVKINREINYNHIPTITWFPDLTVKISNLQLQVPIKKVGYLAGAGDLIPESLKAIGIGVEMLTETQALHQDLKRFDAIIVGIRAFNVLKSMSQISPRLMEYVKNGGTVIEQYNVDSKLISNQFGPYPFSIGRSRVTEELAEVHFDQKNPIFNYPNKISSADFDHWVQERGLYFAENIDNQYQTPIQIQDKNEPLHKGSLLIANYGSGKFVYTSLSFFRQLPAGVPGAYRLFVNLLSKSK; encoded by the coding sequence ATGTTAAAATCAATTCTCCTCAGCAATATGCTCCTTTTTTCGGCATTTGTTTCTCAGGCTCAAGCGCAACAATCTGCAACTAGTTGGAATAGTTCTATTATAAAATCAAAATTAGAAAAATTAGATGTACTTGGATCAGTTTTATATTTTGCAGCTCATCCAGATGATGAAAACACCAAATTGATTGCTTGGTTAGCACAAGAAAAGCATTATAGAACTGGATATTTATCTTTGACTCGAGGAGATGGTGGTCAAAATTTAATCGGTACTGAACAGGGAATAGAACTCGGGCTCATCAGAACACAGGAGCTTTTAGCTGCTCGAAGGATCGATCAAGGAGAACAGTTTTTTACATCAGCTTTTGATTTTGGCTTTTCTAAAACCTCTGAAGAAACGTTTCAATTTTGGGAGAAAGATCAAGTGTTGAGAGAAGCGGTATGGATTATTCGTAAATTCCAACCAGATGTCATTATCACTCGGTTTCCTCCAGATGCGAGAGCTGGTCATGGTCACCATCAAGCATCTGCCATATTAGCACATGAAGCATTTCTTGCAGCTGCAGATCCTACAAAATTTCCAGAACAATTAAAACTTGTCCAACCTTGGCAAGCGACTCGTCTCGTTTGGAATACATTCAACTTTGGTAATCAAAACACAACCAATGAGAATCAACTTCAGGTAGAAATTGGTCAGTATAATCCTTTAATTGGTCAATCTTATGGCGAAATAGCCGCACAAAGTCGCTCTTCGCACAAAAGTCAAGGTTTTGGTAGTGCAGCACAAGTTGGTAAAGCCAAAGAGTATTTTGAGTTTGTAGCCGGAAAACCAGCGCAGCACAACCCTTTTGAAGAAATAGATTTGACTTGGTCAAAAATACAGAATGGTCCAACCATCAGTAAAATGATAAAAGAAATAAATACTTCTTATCAACTCAATCATCCTGAGAAATCTATTTCAAAGCTATTTGAGGTATTGCGTTTAGTTAATCAGATCGATGATCCCTATTGGAAAAGTCAAAAGTCTACAGAAATTAAAGATTTAATAGTTGCTTGTGCAGGAATACGAATAGAAAGTATTGCTGATCAAAGCCATTATGCTGAAGGAGATGACATAAAAGTACTCAATCAATTGATAGTAAGATCAGACGATGTCTCTATTTTAGTTTCTAAAATAAATCAACAGCAAATAGATCAAAAACTAGATAACAATGCTTTAACAAGTTTTCAAACGGTCGATAGCGCAACCCATTTTAGTCAACCTTATTGGCTTAATGAGCCGAATAGTATTGGTCGATTTCATTTTTCTGATTTTAACAAAACAGGATATCCTGAAAATCAAGATTACCCTGCTGTCAATTTTGACTTGCTGATCAATGGTGAGTCGTTACAGTATAAAAAACCTATTCAATATAAATTTACAGATCCTGTAAGAGGTGAAATATATAATCCAATTGCTGTGTCTCCCAAAGTAACAGGAGACGCGGACCAAACTGTTTTGTTAAGTCCAAACAGTACTTCACAAAAAATAACTTTCACTTTTGAAAATCAGAGTAATTCAAAAAATATAAGTGAAACGATTACTCCTATTTTAAATGCAAATTGGAAAATCACACCCGCTGATTTTACATTGAATTTCACCGATACGCATCAACATATTACTCAAGAACTTACGATTCAAGCTTTAACAAAAGAAACCCGATTAGATACCCTTTCTTTTCAATTTTCCAATCAAGAAAAAGTCAAAATCAATCGCGAGATTAACTACAACCATATCCCTACAATTACTTGGTTTCCTGATTTAACCGTCAAAATAAGTAACCTCCAGTTACAGGTACCTATTAAAAAAGTTGGTTATTTAGCTGGTGCAGGCGATCTTATTCCAGAATCTTTAAAAGCGATAGGAATAGGGGTAGAGATGCTTACAGAAACACAAGCATTACACCAAGATCTAAAGCGATTTGATGCTATTATTGTAGGAATTAGAGCTTTTAATGTCTTAAAATCGATGTCGCAAATAAGTCCTCGACTAATGGAATACGTTAAAAATGGAGGAACTGTAATTGAACAATATAATGTTGACAGCAAATTAATTTCTAATCAATTTGGACCATACCCTTTCAGCATCGGCAGAAGCAGAGTAACAGAAGAACTCGCAGAAGTACATTTTGATCAAAAAAACCCTATATTCAATTACCCCAATAAAATTTCCTCGGCAGATTTTGACCATTGGGTACAAGAGCGGGGGCTGTACTTTGCGGAGAACATTGATAATCAATATCAAACACCGATACAAATACAGGATAAAAATGAACCTCTTCATAAAGGGTCACTCTTGATTGCTAACTATGGAAGTGGTAAATTTGTCTATACATCATTGTCATTTTTCAGACAATTGCCTGCTGGAGTTCCTGGAGCTTACAGATTATTTGTAAATTTGTTATCAAAATCAAAATAA
- a CDS encoding thioredoxin family protein — translation MLKELDNDNLQEIVNDNDIVMVQYAATWCGNCKIMKPKFKKLATENENVAFVIADAEKFPESRKLANVNNLPTFAAFKNGKLVNQVQTNKFDALIDLFNEASSN, via the coding sequence ATGTTAAAAGAATTAGATAATGATAATTTACAAGAAATTGTAAATGATAATGATATTGTAATGGTTCAATATGCGGCTACTTGGTGTGGTAACTGCAAAATTATGAAACCAAAATTCAAAAAATTAGCAACAGAAAATGAAAATGTAGCTTTCGTAATTGCTGATGCAGAAAAATTTCCAGAATCTAGAAAACTAGCAAACGTAAATAACTTACCTACTTTTGCCGCTTTTAAAAACGGAAAACTAGTAAATCAAGTACAAACAAATAAATTTGACGCATTAATCGACTTATTCAATGAAGCTTCCAGTAATTAA
- a CDS encoding peroxiredoxin, with amino-acid sequence MSFTGKSFPSITVDAIDYLGDNLQINVFEKAVKESKKVVLFWYPKDFTFVCPTELHAFQEALPEFEKRNTIVIGASCDTNEVHFAWLNTEKDNGGIEGVTYPILADTTRNLSSVLGILDIKEIEHPEYGTLVEGSAVSYRATYLIDETGRVFHESVNDMPLGRNVKEYLRLIDAYAHVQKFGEVCPANWEEGKDAMNATRDGVASYLAGQK; translated from the coding sequence ATGAGTTTTACAGGTAAAAGTTTTCCAAGCATTACAGTAGATGCAATCGATTATTTAGGCGACAATTTACAAATCAACGTCTTCGAAAAAGCAGTTAAAGAAAGTAAAAAAGTAGTCTTATTCTGGTATCCAAAAGATTTCACTTTTGTATGTCCTACAGAATTACACGCTTTTCAAGAGGCTTTACCTGAATTCGAGAAACGTAATACAATCGTTATTGGTGCATCGTGCGATACAAATGAAGTTCACTTCGCTTGGTTAAACACAGAAAAAGATAATGGTGGTATTGAAGGTGTAACTTACCCAATTTTAGCTGATACAACACGCAATCTATCTTCTGTATTGGGTATTTTGGATATCAAAGAAATAGAGCATCCTGAATATGGTACTTTAGTAGAAGGTTCTGCAGTTTCTTATAGAGCAACTTATCTAATTGACGAAACTGGTCGTGTATTCCACGAATCTGTAAACGATATGCCTCTAGGTCGTAATGTAAAAGAATATTTACGTTTGATCGATGCATATGCACATGTTCAAAAATTCGGTGAAGTATGTCCTGCTAACTGGGAAGAAGGAAAAGACGCTATGAATGCAACTCGTGATGGTGTTGCTAGTTACTTAGCTGGTCAAAAATAA